TAAGAGCTAACTTTGAAGGAGAATGTACAGAAGTTGGAATGTACTTAGCAATGTCAAGAGTAGCTGACAGAGAAGGATACCCAGAAGTAGCAGAAGCTTACAAAAGAATAGCTTTTGAAGAAGCAGAACACGCAGCAAAATTCGCTGAATTATTAGGAGAATGTGTAACTGATTCTACTGAGAAAAACTTATCTATGAGAGTAGAAGCTGAGTATGGAGCAACAGCAGGAAAATTCGACATCGCTAAAAGAGCAAAAATGTTAGGATTCGACGCTATCCACGACACAGTTCATGAAATGGCAAAAGACGAAGCAAGACACGGAAAAGCATTCACTGGATTATTA
This genomic window from Fusobacterium perfoetens contains:
- a CDS encoding ferritin-like domain-containing protein, which produces RANFEGECTEVGMYLAMSRVADREGYPEVAEAYKRIAFEEAEHAAKFAELLGECVTDSTEKNLSMRVEAEYGATAGKFDIAKRAKMLGFDAIHDTVHEMAKDEARHGKAFTGLLNRYFGK